The Diospyros lotus cultivar Yz01 chromosome 11, ASM1463336v1, whole genome shotgun sequence region CTTGTAGTGGCTACATTTATTGAAAAGTAAGTTGGAgtttattttagctaaaaaGGAGGCAAAGAAGGCTCATAATGAAGCAATATCAATAGCTTATGAAAAATTGTACAACCAACTTGAAATGAAAAACGGAAAAAGaggtatatgtatataagtcggctaaagtaagagaaagaagaacaagGGATTTGAGCCAagtgtataaaaaataaagaccaAATGATATTGGTAAATGAGGGGGTGATccaggagagatggaatgaatatttctcaaaactaTTTGATGAATGTGGAGAAATAAGTGATTACATTGGGGCATATTAGTAATTCTAAAAAAGTTACAAATTACACTTTTTATAGACATGTTTGTCAGAAAGAAGTGAATGCCATTAGAAAAGATGAAGAGTGGTAAAGTAGTTGGATTGAATTATATCCTGATAGAGTCGTGGAATTGCATGGGTAAAGAACACATTTTGGGGTTAATGAAATTATTCAATGTGATCTTTTAATCAATGAGGAAGCCTGCCTAATGAAGATGGAGCATTCTAATGCTTATTTCtcagaacaaaggagatgtttaaAATTGTGGAGATTCTAGAGAGATCAAGATAATAAACCACACTCTAAAAGTTTGGAAGAGGGTGATTGAGCAAAGATTAAGAAGACAAATTAAGATttctaaaaatcaatttggtttcatgtttGGTAAGTCAACAATAAAAGCTATATACTTTTTGAGGCATTTGATATAAAGTTTGGAGATTACATAAAAGGATTTACATATGGTGCTTGTAGATTTGGAAATAAACTTATGACAAAGTCCCTAGAGAAGTcatatggagggttttagagcaAGAAGGTGTTTGATTGCTTACATAGAAGTTGTTAGGAGCAGAAACATATGAACTTGTGGAGGAAGCATGGAGgtttttcaattgcaattgaattaAGTCAAACATCTGCATTGAGCCTTTATCTCTTTGCTCTAGTGATGGGTATattcactaaacacattcaagGCGATGTGCTTTGGTATATGCCATCTGTAGATGGCATTCTTTTAGTAgatgaaatgaaataaagcaTGAAAACAAACTCAAGATACAGAGAGCTACCTTAAAAATCCTAAGGCTTCAAGTTGAACAtattgaaaactaaatatatggaaggtaagtttagtaaaaatagaagTGTGGAAGATATTATGGCAAGACTAAAAGATCAAGTTATTCCAAAAAAAGATCAGTTTAGATATCTTGGGTCAGTTGTCCAAATGATGGAGAGATTATTGAGGAAGTTACTTATAGAGTTAAGATAGgatggttaaaatggagaagTGTCTGACATTTATGTCATAGTAAAGTCCTATTaaagtttaaaagaaaatatttattggATGGTTATAACCCCAAATTTGTTGTATGGTACTGGTACAAAATGTTAGGTAATGAAGCGCCAATATATGTGAAATATGAGGATATTGAAGATGAGGGTATTATAGTGGATGTGTCCATACAAAAAGGATAGAATTAGAAATTAGGTTTTGTATGTCATAAGGTTGGAGTCACTCCTATTGAATATAAGGATGAGACATTATTAAGATGACTTGTTCGTGGGAGAAAAAGACCATTGGATGCTTCTGTAAGGAGAGTCAAATGGAAGAAGATTTTAGCGAAAGAGGTTGAGGAAGAGTATGAAAAATTTGGTGGAAAACTCAAGCATGAATGCATTATAATGtccttatagaagatatggaCATAGATAGAGATAATTGGTAATCTGGAATCCATATAGCTAACTTCACatggtgggattaaggcttgatatattaTTGTTTAACTTGTAGCAGGAAATTAAATGGAAATGCCAATACACTAATTATGAAAACTTCCATATCACATATCATGGAGCCCTTAAATAATTTGGACTTAAATGACCTTGGACTTTAGTGAGTTGGGTTAGTACCTACAGAGACCAGTCCCCAAGTTTCACCTTATATTGTGAAGTGCGACTATTTGATTTCTAAATAATTCAGCTAACCTTTAATGGCTACGTCTGATTCTGATTATTAGCACAGGGCAGAAAGGGCTGAAAGAACACCTGAAATTGGTGCCACATTTTGTTGCTGTGAGTCCTGTGCCACTACTGATGTTATACATTTCTTCTAGTAATAACTTGAAACGTGATTTGCAAATCAAGGTGATGGGAGATTAACAATGAAAAGGTCCAACTACTAATATGCATGACCAAACATTTTTCCTTCGCATTAGATCTAGCAAGCTAAGAGTGGAATATGGATATTCTGTGGCCAGCATATGTCTTTGACTCTTTGCTTTtggttatttatatttttgtatgtgtcTATATGTTCTTTAAGAAGAAAAGCaattaaatgggaaaaataatgaatttgggatttttagtTTCTTTGAGCTATTTAagcatattattaaatataggTGCCTCTGGTTTGGTTTTCATTAATTATCAATGGTTGATCACACTAATTGAATTTTGATGCCTTTctgctccccccccccccccccccccttgcgcgggaccaaaaaaaaaaagaaatggagaacAGCATTTGCTATGGCTTGtgaagttattttgattttcagttTGTATTTTCTGCACAGTTGTTGCTGTGGACTAATGCAGGGACTCTTTGGTTTTGAAATTAACAGTAAATGACTTGAGTCTTGTGATTCTTATACCTAAACTATTAACTTCTGAAGAATATAAATCCCAACCCTTACATTCCCTATGTAATTAAAAGCCTTTGAGACTTATGTATGTGCCAATACCTTCTTTTCTGGATTTCTTGTTGCAGGTTTTTGTCATTACTTATTGGCATTTGCATTTCTTTCCTCTCGTAACCAGGTTCTTGCAGATACTCCAACTTTTCTGAGATTTGACATTTTAATGGCTTTGATTAAAAATACTGATTCATCCTCCATGGTAAGCCATCAAGGTTAACACGGTACAGAGCACGAGCCTAGTCTTTTCAAGTTTAAGATTAGTCTTTCTGATGATTGGTTACTTTTCCATACAGATTGCAATTCTTATTGATTGTCTGAGAGGGGAGATGCATATGGAAAACTGTCGAAGCATTTCAGTTGGAAATCAAGTCATCCAGGCACAGACTAGTGCATCTACAACATTCTGGAATGCTGGTGTCCTTGAATTGGTAGAGTTGGTGTTGAGACCCCCAAAGGGAGGACCTCCATCCCTTCCTGAGTATGGTGATGCGGTATTTCTCTCTTTGTTATTGATTTGATGTTACTGAAATATTCTTGCTGAACACACTTTAAACTTCATCTTTAACAGAATTGATTTGTTTATTAAATATCCTTTTCTGCtgtgttttaaattttagatgcaGTCACAATGATTTGGAACTACTAGATAATAATTGAAGCTATCAATATTATTTGATTCGGAGcatttgatgtaatttgattttaataaaatttttggtgGATTATATAGTGGAATAAAAAGGAGTATTAGGTTACTAAATCAGGTAGGATTACTAAGAGAGCATTTACACGTGATTTAAGAATCTTATTATGCTTAAAAATAAGGTTTATTGGcctaaaacaaaattatgttgaaaagatgaataaaatttgaattttggaaagTTGGAGAGTTTTGCTTTCACCTCTCTACCCCCCCTTTTGTCACCTATATCTTTTCTGTTGGATTTCGTATTTTATATGTCCCCTTTCCTTTGTCTGTTGTTATGGACTGGAAGTTCAAAGTTGTGTGCCTATGATCGCACTTCTTCCACACAAAAGGCCCTATAGATATACAATGGAAGCAAGCTCATGTGGCAGCCAAGTCCCCCAACTCAGCCCAACCTTTATTGAAACATCAAGGTTCTTATATTGTCCTCATCCATTATCTTTGCATGGCATGTGATTGTGCACACGACATGACTTGAATTCAAACTAAGTGTGCCTCATTCACTCtcacttaatttttttccaacttTGTCTTGGTCATAGTGTAGATATGACCATAGACATAAATGGTTGGCGAGCTggaattcatgtagctaactGTACCTCTGTACCAGACATTCCTGTCAAAATAGCATTGCGgtagaattaaatattttatttgtttggaaattttaaaacaatttgttttttgtttttctttttcagtttaACTTCCCTGGACATtagaaataatttcttttagttaTTGAATGTGCATatgatactttcttatttaatGTTGTTTTTGTAACATCCCTCATGTAATATTATGCAGGTTCTCTCTGCTCTGAACTTGTACAGATTTGTGTTGATAACAGAGTCAACAGGTAATAGTCCCCCTCTAATTGTCAGCCTATCAACAAAATACTATAGCAATGCCACACCTTTTAGGTGCTTACTTGGTGCATATAATGTGCTTTTGGATGTGCAAAATTCAGCTACACAAGTTGCATTGGCCATGTTCAGATTCAGGAGTATAACTATGAAAACTAATTCGGGTGTGTGTTGTTAGGGAAGTAAGGCCAATGGATTATTTTACTGTTTGGATAATTTAAGGCGAAATGGAGATTTGTTGTGTTGACTTGAATCAAGTGGTGGTCAAGTCACctggagtggtggccaagtCACTTTCAGTGGTGGCGCAGTCTTTGAGAACTATAAGTAGTCTTGTAGAGGTTCTCAAGAGAGGAAAAAGATTGGAATGCTAGGTATTTTGGGTGTGAAAAACGTTCAAAGGCTTTGAAAAGCATTTTGTGATCTGTGTGGGTTCGGTTTGAAGATTAACttgataaaaatacaaattttcttatattgtatttttcttctcGCATAGTGAAGAATTGGTCTCTTTTCTTTTAGGCAATTAAATGTCAACAATGCAAATCTTGTGTGCACTAATTTTTTTGGATGTGTCGCAGTTTCTTTGCAATAATTATTCAGTAGGTATAATGAAATGGTTGCACTTTAGACACTGTTATAGCCTGGATGGTGCATGAATTTACTGATGCCCTGCAATTTTGCCTTAAATTCTGTGTTCAAAATCTTCATCGATGCTTGTTTGGACCTTTTTCCTATTGGATGTGCAAATTAAATCCATATAAATCAACCCAATTCTTACTATTCTCTATCGATTTGCATAACTGTGAACCGGTAACTTAAAAGACCTTGAAACAAACAGGGGCTGAATTGACCTAGATGATGTAGCATCTGTGTAAACTCCCTGAGATTTGGGTTCTTGTGGCCTAAACTGAACTGAATATTGCCCCATTATGTAAACCTCATATACAAATAGTGAGCTTTGGCAGGCAACGGGACGGTTACTTCCTTGTGACATGGTCACAGGTTATAGTTCTGGAAACAGTCTCTTCACAAAAAATACGAAGGCAACGCTGCATAAAGATACCATCCTCTTCCAACCCACGCAGGGTGTGGAGCCTTGTGCATTGAAAGCGCCCCTTTTTTTTGTTCAAGTGTCTAGCAGTTTTCTTACTATGGTGGCAAATGGTACAGGGAAAACCAACTGGACCGGAGTGGTGTCCAAGAATAACTTGCAGAAGGCCTACAATGAGTGGCTTCTACCTCTCCGAACCCTAGTGACTGGTATTGCGGCTGAAAACCAGGACTACGACCAGCTTGCTGAGGACACTGTATGTGCCCTAAACCCCATTGAATTAGTTTTGTTCCGATGTCTGGAGCTTGTTGAAGAAAAACTCAACCATGCTGGATGAGTCATTTTGGCAGTTTCCAAAGAGTTTTAGGTGCAGATTATAGATGGCAGGATAGATGTTCATTTGATCTTGtagttttccatttttcttaaattattttccGGGTGAGAGTGAGATTGTATTAactgttttcttttcttattaaaaaCTTGATGATTACTTGTTAAGAAAGAGAGTGGAttggatctctctctctctctctctctctcattatcTGTCTCtgtccttctctctctctctctcattatcTGTCTCTGTCCTTCGCATTCCCTTTGCTATAAGTAGAGGCTGGCTTTATAGTGCTGTTACTGTGATGAATTTCATCTCCAACTTTGAGACTAGTGTagggtaaaataaaaatatattcattagGTATACGTGGACCAAATGAAGATTAGATTAGTGGTCATTCTATTTGTATACTTAGCTGTATTCAATTTCAACGttttaatcaataaaataacaTGTATTGCGTATGCATCATGTCAAATTTCACATCAAGTTACTGTTTTGTCATTGACATCACATGAACTCTTGCCACGTGGAAATTAAAAGGATGTGGGGGTTGTATTTGGGATTCATCGTCATTAACTCTGTTTCGATTagagtattttttataataatagcGAGATTGGTCCTTTCTATGTGATCTTCCACGGTCAAGTTTGAATAATAAAGGAGCAATAAAGTATATAATGAATACTATaagtttcttaatttatttattagagttttgttttatatataagaGAAGGGGTCTGACTAGCTagttatttttaagatttttgagctcgataaataattttattaaataagataGAAATAATAGTAACCTTGAATTCTCCATAGATAAAAAGAGGGGAgatattttgagtttatattTGATAGTCTCATATCCAGTTATCTAAGAGCTGGTAAGACAGTTTATTTGATCAAATAGAGATAACGTTAGTCTTGAATTTTTCGAGATGAGAATTCAAGAGTTAATTGTTTGTGTTTATTGTTTAAAGCTAAATTGGGTGCCATCTTCTTGTTTGTCTTTATGGGCATGTGACTGAATAGACTAGTTAATGATTTCTCTTTTAAAgtatttttcctcttattataaacataaatcatttttatacAATATATTATACTTAAAATAATGCTAATTATTAAGTAATTAGAGATAAATGTGTCgggttttgaattatttaattaattaataaaattatttaaatattaaaataaaataaataaatatttattattatttaaatattaaaataaataaaataatgttatattaaaaaaataagattaattttttaaaattaaattataaaatgattaaaataaaattaaaaatattttaaaatttttattaaactatttattaaattttttaaaatatcttaaaatcACATGGATCATtctttttatctataaaatttaaaatatatttatgtaaaaaaaataaagataaatatatttgaaaatatcagataaaaaattacataatttcttatataaaaattatcagataaatttaataaatataattaaaaatatttttatattttattttttttaatttatatcttaattaataaatactacttaaaaaaaaaaaaggcggGGACTAGAGGGTTGAATACCGAAGAAAGTTCAGCTTGGGATTCAACTTTCTCGCCTCTGCACTCCGCAGCATTTGACAAATTGCTACCAGTCAGTCTCTTCTATCAAAACAATTTCCAAGGCCTTTGAACTTTGAACGCCTCTTCTTCAATTTCAAATTACACCAGAATAGACAATTCTTTGTCAAAAATTATTACTTACTTCGATTGCGTTatagcaaatatatatttatataattccCTTCCCTTTCCCTCCTCCCATTCATCGGCTCTCAGTTTTCCCGTAAAATgcaagaatgagagagagagagagagagagagagagagagagaaccctAAACCCAACTCAACCAACCAACCAATGAACGAACGAACCAACCAACCATTAGAACAAAGGTCTAAACAAGTAGTTAACAAACAAACTGTACCAGCCAAAGAATTAAGGCACATTACTTACTAACCACTCTGTCTTagtttcctcctcctcctcctcctctataATAACCCACTAAAACTATACTAATAAACCTGAAAAAAACAAGCCAAGTTTTCCGCAGGCTTTTTAGCTTCCTCTTTCCTTCCGTCTGGCTCTGGCTGCCCCCAAGAATCTTTGCATTTTCCGGCAAACTTCCCCAACCATCATTCTTCTATCCATGAACTTAGTTTCCTTTCCCCGCAGGCAAGAAGCCGGTTTTGTAATAGTTCGGGACCCTTGCTTGGATGGGAACAGGCAAACAGAAGGGCTTGTTTCAGCTCAGCTCAGCTCAACCCATATAAGCTTTCGCAGCTTGAGTCCTCTGCGGATGGCATCATGTTTAGGTCTGGTAGAATGAAGCATTTCTCTCTGGTCTCGGCTGCTTCCTTTTCTGCAGCCCCGCAGGAACCAGGAGCAGGGGGCGGCCTTGGGATTGTTGATGATGAGACTGGCTCGCAGTCAGGGCTAGATCTTTCTCTGGTCTCATTTGCTGCTGATTGTGAATAGAGATCAAGCTGCAACCAAGGTATTTCACATCGTTATTAGCTTTGTatgggagagagagatttcACTAATAGAATGCGAAATTTTTCTCTTTGGCTGGAAATAGCTCAGGGATTCCATTgctaatgtctctcccaaacaaGGAGAATCCTCTCCCATACATCCCTATTTCATCCCCTCTCCCGAAGGCTCTCTTTGCACCATATATAACTTCAATTATCAGAATAAATCAATGATGATATATGAAGTAAAAGAGGAATAGTTCGGTTTTGATTACCTTGAGTCTCTTCAAATTCTCGCTTGCGGCTTTCTGTTCGGTGAAGGTCAAGTGCAACGTTGCTATCTCCTGTTGAATGGAAAACATAAAATAGGATTAAGGTCTATTGACTCAGCTGGGTATGGAGCACAAAACAAGGAGAAGGTGGATTTGGTGGAGCTTAGCTCACCTTCTTCAAATGTGTTCTTTCCTTGAGCAACAAACTCTCCTCCTCCTTAAGTTGGGCGAATGTCTGACAAAAAGAATCTCATTCCAAGTCAGAAGAAACTAAAGAGGAATTGGCGGGGTTTCCTTCTATCCAATGATTGTCTGgctagaaatttaaatttaaacatgGAAAATTAGCTGGGAACCCaccttttttcttcttgatcGCTGGTTAAGGGCGGCCTCCTCACAAGCAAAAGAACCCTGAGAACAGCAGTGCATGATTCAgtgaataacaagaaaataagccCTCAAGTCTGGCTGATGCatgtatacacacatatatgtagATAAACACACGTGCAGATCCAACTGTGAACCCTGGATGCTCTGTGCTCAGAGGAGATATATGGCCCCTTCACCTAGATAAGCTCAAACCCACCCATCCAAGTGAAATGACCAAATACCAAGAAAATAAGCTCTCCAGACTGGCTGATGcttgtatatatacacatatatgtagGTAAACACACACGTGCAGGTCCAACTGCGAACACTGGATGCTCTGTGCTCAGAGGACGATATATGGCCCCTTCACCTAGATAAGCTCAAACCCACCCATCCAAGTGAAATGACCATTATACCCACCACCATCAATCAAGGGCGATTTTGTCTGATGGAAAGGGTAAAACTGACGCTGAATTAAGATCCCAAATTCAAAGTATTTAAGTTATGTGGTGGTAAATCGGATTCATGAATTTAAGAGGAGATAAACTGACGTCGATTTTCGTACGATTATGACCCATAAACACGAATTTTTAATACGTTTTGAATAGTACTACTGGCCCTACAGGATTAGAAGGCAGGACACTCACTCGGATTTACCCTTTTTGATTAGacgaagaaagaaagaaagaaagaaaatggtaGAACTATAAAGcgtgaagaagaaggaaagtgATGTGGAGGGGATTTGAtttgaggaagcttcctcctccgcttctctctctctctctctctctcaccaacTCAACACCGCAGCTCAGGCTACTAAACAGAGTTTCCTGAAAAAATTGGCCTCCACCGAAAGCCCTCTGACATGGCCCCTCGGAGGTGTTTCCGTCATTTCACAAATTTCAACCCATAAAGCCAAGAAAAGGAACAAATGATCGCCGGAAAAAGAGCAGAGACAGGAACGTGACGACGTCACTTCCCACCTCATCCATGGGTATTttggtcaaaataaaataaaattacagaaaaaaagaaagagagagaaaagcacGACACAGGTTTATAGATTATGAATACGATTTCATGGATCGGCGGCAGCCGATGGAGATCGGCTCTCCAAAATGTCATGTTTACGAAAATGACCTTCTCCGTCCACCGCCCACGGCGAGGGCGTATTACGTCAACTGTGAGGGACCAATCGGATCTGAAAGCGATTCGAGGAACGGAAGCGTCGATTCAGGGGTCAGAGGGTAAATAAGACTGGCTAGAGGGGTATAATCGTCATTTCATATGGCCGAGCAGGGGGGCTTTGGAAGACAAGGATATCTTGCTGATTTCGACGAATAAACAGCGAGCTTGCGAAATACTTCAGATAACAGAATCGACGTTCGGAATTCGGTCGCCGGAAATCTGGCACCAAGCAGATCAGGAGGCCCGAAATCCGGCACCGTCGTCGGAGAAGGCGAGCCAGAAACAATTCCGAGCTGGACGTGGACGTCAAAAGACGGCTAAATTTTTTAAGTGAACCAAAAAACAAGGACAAGTAGACGGAAAACGCTCCGATAGACTCGAAACAGCTAGGAAAAAGCTCCACAGTGGAGAGAGTGAGATGTAATTAGGTCGGCGAAACGGGTAATCCAGTCAATTAACAAGAGACTCTGACACAGAGAGATCAGGAGCCAATCAATCTGACGGCACCGCCGCCGTGGACGGAAGAGAAGATCGGAAGGTAGGGAAGAAGAATACAAACCTTGGATCTGTCTCCGGAGGACCGCTCGGATCCGTCGCTCGAGGAGGCGCCGCCACCGCCGCTCCAGGAGAGCGGCGTGGTGGGGCTGCACCTCATCAACTCGTTCTCCTTCGCGGCGGTGAAAGTCGGCTTCGATCGGGGCTGCCTCTGCCCCCACCCCGCCGGCGGCGCTAGC contains the following coding sequences:
- the LOC127813738 gene encoding uncharacterized protein LOC127813738, which codes for MKTDEWVEVALTDDEVVVELLLRLKQSSESEAMQAPPQLAPPAGWGQRQPRSKPTFTAAKENELMRCSPTTPLSWSGGGGASSSDGSERSSGDRSKGSFACEEAALNQRSRRKKTFAQLKEEESLLLKERTHLKKEIATLHLTFTEQKAASENLKRLKLDLYSQSAANETRERSSPDCEPVSSSTIPRPPPAPGSCGAAEKEAAETREKCFILPDLNMMPSAEDSSCESLYGLS